The following proteins are encoded in a genomic region of Candida albicans SC5314 chromosome 4, complete sequence:
- the CSR1 gene encoding Csr1p (Transcription factor; role in zinc homeostasis and regulation of Spider biofilm matrix; mutation affects filamentous growth; can suppress S. cerevisiae rok1 mutant inviability; Spider biofilm induced; mutants for abnormal Spider biofilms), whose translation MEPISNQPNFNFSCPALDDLDFCKDVFCNDLDDCFYLNCDDNENSNTCDVNCCDSQVDEICCTNDKCLEPKSEQPPSCEKSEHLECCDDPHCESYNVCHSDLGDSSSVVCTDPNCSEIDTCCSSLPQPTLPSHSENNLCQPQLSKRPIFEDLITNVHLSCKQTQAEEINSVYPPKKKIKRESDFDIHFPHECHQDYKNPFTATATTNHQLHQSCFHTTIPDRKNTSLEYDEKLMSDFDFVIQFNNFNQLLNTATKHEQQGQHEQQKQQNQFVKETTDFNQVSTNRPTSYSCQWENCFKRLNNNTFLNHVIEDHLEKEEIVKSENSNYQCEWNECNFTDNDFNSLINHLKSHQPSNSVETTGCSSLLNNVTNNYALTPLSCTLSNDASPVVALQSPQAPDLNITSVKIVPKNKRKSCKPKVKKEDQEMDLEHTCNWQIGTDDNGDPIYCNIKHQSPGDLHSHLLDVHIGSGKHEYHCCWRGCERHNGKVFTQKQKLIRHIHIHTNFKPCKCDICGASFAVESVLQQHYRVHSGEKPFKCPICDKTFATSSSLSIHTRVHTGERPLVCKWPGCNKRFSESSNLAKHMRIHTKKFNCEACGQSFDKKGVFNRHVLEHSVEK comes from the coding sequence ATGGAACCTATTTCTAATCAACCcaatttcaacttttcATGTCCTGCGTTGGACGACTTGGATTTTTGCAAAGACGTATTTTGCAATGATCTTGATGATTGCTTTTATTTAAACTGcgatgataatgaaaattcCAACACTTGTGATGTAAATTGCTGTGATTCTCaagttgatgaaatttGTTGTACCAATGATAAATGTTTGGAACCAAAACTGGAACAACCACCATCATGTGAAAAGTCTGAACATCTTGAGTGTTGCGATGATCCTCACTGTGAATCATATAATGTTTGTCATTCTGATTTAGGGGATCTGTCCAGTGTTGTTTGTACAGATCCTAATTGCTCTGAAATTGATACTTGTTGTTCGTCATTGCCACAACCGACACTCCCGTCTCATCtggaaaataatttatgtCAACCACAACTTTCAAAGAGACCTatatttgaagatttaattACAAACGTACATTTGAGTTGTAAACAAACGCAAGcagaagaaatcaatagTGTTTATCCTCCtaagaagaaaattaaaCGTGAATCCGATTTCGATATTCATTTCCCTCATGAATGCCATCAAGATTATAAAAACCCATTTACAGCTACCGCGACTACAAACCACCAGCTTCATCAATCGTGTTTCCATACTACTATACCCGATAGAAAAAATACATCTTTAGAATATGATGAGAAACTAATGtctgattttgatttcgtGATACagtttaataatttcaatcaacTATTAAATACTGCAACAAAACATGAGCAACAGGGGCAGCATGAGCAACAGAAGCAACAGAATCAATTTGTGAAGGAGACTACAGATTTCAATCAAGTGTCAACCAATAGACCTACACTGTATTCATGTCAATGGgaaaattgtttcaaaagATTGAATAACAATACATTCCTTAATCATGTCATTGAAGATCATTTAGAAAAAGAGGAAATCGTCAAATCAGAGAATTCCAATTATCAATGTGAATGGAATGAATGTAATTTTactgataatgattttaattctttgataaatcatttaaaatcTCATCAACCTTCCAACCTGGTAGAGACTACTGGTTGTTCATCACTATTGAATAATGTGACAAATAACTATGCATTAACACCATTATCATGTACATTATCTAATGATGCTTCACCTGTTGTTGCCTTGCAAAGTCCACAAGCTCCTGATTTAAATATCACTTCGGTGAAAATCGTGcccaaaaataaaagaaaaagttgcAAACCCAAAGTGAAGAAAGAGGATCAAGAGATGGATTTAGAGCATACTTGTAATTGGCAGATTGGTACTGATGATAATGGTGATCCAATTTATTGTAATATAAAACATCAATCACCTGGTGACTTGCATAGTCATTTACTCGATGTCCATATTGGATCAGGAAAACACGAAtatcattgttgttggcGTGGGTGTGAACGTCATAATGGGAAAGTTTTCACACAAAAACAGAAACTAATTCGTCATATTCATATTCATACTAATTTTAAACCTTGTAAATGTGATATTTGTGGAGCATCATTTGCAGTGGAATCTGtattacaacaacattatCGGGTTCATTCAGGAGAAAAACCTTTCAAATGTCCCATTTGTGATAAAACATTTGCTACCAgttcttcattatcaatcCATACTAGAGTGCATACGGGGGAAAGACCATTGGTTTGTAAATGGCCCGGGTGTAATAAACGGTTTAGTGAAAGTTCGAATTTAGCTAAACATATGAGAATCCATACAAAGAAATTTAATTGTGAAGCATGTGGACAATCGTTTGATAAGAAAGGAGTATTTAATCGACACGTTTTAGAACATTCAGTTGAGAAATAG
- a CDS encoding uncharacterized protein (Protein of unknown function; mRNA binds She3; regulated by Nrg1; upregulated in a cyr1 or ras1 mutant), whose product MTPTPVTIKKSKGARDFFLKLASPLNYKPQQSEIDQTPITPISQVFQTLELSDIKPPPAPAQYNLTADDIPQLISTPRISSLMHPKILEFEIDSFEQTSTPIRGETRKRRNAYESESIKHRSDDSVDSIFDNAYNSDVEDLGYYLKQVSGSISRPGSFSDKESSIFLTQADIEIFTKHDISNPKPPSDTFMESFLDVYEDQINEHTTNQQQLVDLEELQSEEEDNLSLNNQAGLEINDEIYQLELMLIKEKHNYMMKKQQRQIKHLQKLLNYQSQINQQLVNQMLVNNNNNNNYNNNSDNSDKLLPPFSMTYPHKKPNTNIDIDLYIDDNKSTVSSADSIMSRNLDIHNHNYQHIHNNGDDDGNNTVETRNCSSTPSLRSHLLNDYCKINC is encoded by the coding sequence ATGACACCAACTCCAGTAACTATTAAAAAGTCAAAAGGTGCAAGAGATTTCTTTCTTAAATTAGCTTCACctttaaattataaaccTCAACAACTGGAAATCGATCAAACTCCAATAACACCAATTTCTCAAGTATTCCAAACTCTAGAGTTATCAGATATCAAACCACCACCAGCTCCAGCTCAATACAATTTAACTGCCGATGATATACCACAACTAATACTGACTCCAAGAATATCACTGTTAATGCATCCTAAAATAttggaatttgaaataGACTCATTTGAACAAACATCAACCCCAATAAGAGGTGAAACTaggaaaagaagaaatgcTTATGAGTCTGAATCTATAAAACACAGAAGTGATGATTCAGTGGATTctatatttgataatgcTTATAACTCAGATGTTGAGGACTTGGGTTATTACTTGAAGCAAGTGTCTGGATCTATATCCAGACCGGGTTCATTTTCTGACAAGGAAAGTTCAATCTTTTTAACCCAGGCGGATATTGAGATATTCACTAAACACGACATATCAAACCCTAAACCTCCATCCGATACATTTATGGAAAGCTTTTTGGATGTTTATGAAGACCAAATTAATGAACATACCaccaatcaacaacaactagTCGACCTAGAAGAGCTTCAatcagaagaagaagataacTTGTCTTTAAACAACCAAGCTGGTCTTGAAATAAATGATGAGATTTACCAATTAGAATTAATGctaattaaagaaaaacacAATTATATGatgaaaaaacaacaacgacaaattaaacatttacaaaaattattaaattatcaaagtCAAATAAACCAGCAATTGGTCAATCAAATGTtagtcaacaacaataacaataataattataataacaacagCGACAACAGTGACAAATTATTGCCACCATTTTCAATGACTTATCCACATAAAAAACCAAACACCAATATTGATATCGATCTTTacattgatgataataaatctaCTGTATCATCAGCTGATTCAATAATGAGTAGGAATCTTGACATTCATAATCACAATTATCAACATATTCACAataatggtgatgatgatggtaaTAATACTGTGGAAACCAGAAATTGCTCAAGTACACCCAGTTTAAGAAGTCATCTTTTAAACGATTATTgcaaaattaattgttaa